GTACCATGATTATTTTTTCCACTCATAACATGGCCAACGTCGAGCGTTTGTCAGATTATATCGTGATGCTCCATCATGGGCGCACGATTCTTCAAGGCACACCGCAGGACATTTATGCGCAATTTGGGCGGCGTCAATTAGAAATTGAGGGTTATCACGGCGATGTCCAACAATTGGCGGCTTGGCCAGGCGTTACAAAACTTGCCGAAAGGCCTTCCGGGCGATTAAGCTTGGAATTAGTTGATGAATCCGTAGGAAAGGCTATTTTTCGTGAAGTGACCCAAAATGGCTACCTGCCGGTATTTGATCAGCATTATCCAACGCTAGACGAGATTTTTAAATATGAGGTGGCTCATGCAAAGTAAGCAAGCAACTAAGTCTGAATTCTTTAGTTTGGCGGCTTTTATTAAGGAAAATAAATATTCTCTTTGTGGAATAGTTGTGAGTTGTATAGTCGCTGTCGTCTGCACCATGGTCTATCTTTACGGCATGAAGTTTTTAATCGATGATGGGCTACTAAAAAAGCACTTCACTTTGTTGATGTATCTTATTCCCATCATGAGTGGGAGTATTGTGACGTAAATTGCAAGAACAAGTTAGCCAGTCGTTGAGGACAATCCCAGAACAGGCCGTTATCAAATAGAAGTTGTGGCGCTAGAGAGACTACTGGGCCATGCGGCGAACGCGCCGAGCTTCGGCCTCAAAGTTTTGCTGGGGTGTGCAGTAGCCCTGTTGTTTGCGAGGCAACTGATTCAAGCGGTCTTGCGTGGCCTGCACTTGACTAGGGCTAATGTCATCTAGGGACATGCCCTTAGGGAAGTCCTGGCGAATCATCCGGTTATGTGCCTCGTTGGTGCCACGGTCGCAGGACGTGTAAGGATGGGCGTAGAAGATCTCAGTTTCCGTCCCAGCAAAAGCAGTATTTAAGGCGGTGAACTCGGGTCCGTTGTCGGCTGTGATGGTCTTGATGCAAGCTCCCCATTCGCGCTTGATTCCACGCAATGCATAGCTCACAGAGTCTGCATCTCGTCCTTCGATCAAGCGGAGAAGTTGGCAACGGGTCTTGCGCTCAATCAGAGTCAAGATGACGCTCTCCTTGCCATTGCGTTTACCGACAATGGCATCCATCTCCCAGTGACCGAACTGCCTGCGTCGTTCAACGACCTTAGGCCGTTCCTCGATACTGCGGCCAGCCAGGCGCTTAGCCTTGGTGTGGTGCTGGTGAGAGGTCTTCCGCTTAGTCTTCTCCAACAGGTCGATATTTCGAATCTCTAGGCGTTGGTCGTCAATGTACTGGTACAAAGTCGAGGCACAAACAAGCTCTTCAGGAGTAAACAGCTTGTGTCGCTTGGCATAGCCGATTGAAGCATCCGGCGACCATTTGTCCTGCTTAGCTCGCTGTACGTACCAGGCTAAGAAGACCTGTACGCTGGCGAACTTGTCAGGACGATGACAGCTCAAGCGTGCAGTCTCGTAACGTGCCTGAGCAGCCTCTGGCAGGTATTGTCGATGGTAGACGCGCTTGCCATTACTCTTCTTGACCTGATCTACTGTACCTCGCTTGATTTCATTATTAATGGTCTGCGGGCAGACGCCAATTTCAGCAGCAATCCAACGATTGGACTTCCCAGCTTGGCGGAATCCGGCCACTTTTCCGCGCTCGAGTGATGTTAAGTGCTGACCTTTTTGGCGGTGTGTGCTATCCTGTTTCTGCATCAAGACAATATCCTCTTCCATTGTTTGTGTAGGAACTTCAATGATACAGGATATCTGTTCTTGATGTTTTTTATTGTCCAAAAAATTTTGAGACAGTGGCTAACTTGATTCTAAAATGCGCGGGGAGTATTGTGATCGAGGTGATTTTGAATTATTTAATTAGTTTTTTCTCAGCTAAAATTTCGCAGAATTACATTCAAAAAAACGTACTGTGTTGCTACAATTCACCCTGCAGCAAACTGATGTAATTGACAAACCCGTTTCACTGTCAACACTTCTCAATAGTGATTTTGAACGAGTTGGTGATTATCTAGCAGATTTAATAGTTGGCACCCTAATTGCTATCTTAACCATTCTTTTCTATCTTGCGGCCTTATTCTCACTAACACTATGGCTGACACTGCTTATTTTGGCCTTTATTCCCCTTGTTATTATCGTAAATGTCAAGCTGGGTAATTATGTACAATCAGTCTACTTAAAAGTGCAAAAAAATCTGGACCATCTGAACGGAGAGATTGCCCAGATACAAGCAGGACTGGTCTTAATTCATGCTTTCAAAGGAGCACAACGTGTACTCGATCGGTTTGAACATTACAACGAGCGCCTGAAGCGCGATAACATCAAATATGTGGCCGCTAGTTCATTTTTGAACAATAGTTTATCCCTGGTAGCAAGCGTTGTTCCCTTTCTGATTCTCATGTTAGGCAGCTTCTTTGTTTTGCAGGGAACGATGTCGGTGGGATCCATTATGGCTGTCTTTAGTTTCAGCTCAACTATTTTTGTACCTATTGCCGGATTAATTAGCATGATTCCCCTTTACAAAGAATTACAAGGGTCGATAGTGCGGATCAACTCATACGTGGACACTTCTAATGGCAATCAATATAAGGAACACATTTTGTCAGAGGACATTGACGCAACTGAAGCGCGCATCGAATTAAAAGACTTCAATGTCGGATACGCACAAGCCCCTCGCCTTACACACTTAAATCGTACGATTGTTGGCTTAACTTTTATTATTGGTGAAAACGGCAGTGGTAAAAGCACGCTAGCGAAGACAATCGCGGGACTGATTCCTAGCCTATCTGGCACGCTCACAATTAAGGGTGCCCAACATGTTGCTTATATTCCAAATACCAGTTTTTTTATTTCAGGGAACAGTAGAAGACAATCTTACCATTGGGTTAACCGACGTTAGTCACAAAAAAATGTCTGATCTGTGTCAACTATTGGAGTTAGAGGTACCTTTGGCGACAGTGGGGGGGTATGATCACTCTTTAAGTACAGGACAAATTCAAAAGATTAAAATCATTCGGGCACTGTTAGATGAAAGAACAATTCCAATTTTTGATGAAATCTTTAGCAATCTATCAAAAAAAATCCAAGCTAAAATGTATGCTTATTTGAAAAACTTATCTGGTAAAACGATCATCATCATCGACCACAACGCACCTAAAGTAACGGGAGCCACTTATTGGGAGTTGTAATCACGAGTCTATTCTGTCTAGATGATCATATCTATCGTGCACGCCATTTGCTCAAGAACTCTTTAATCAAAAAAAGAACCGTTACGGCGTAGCTATTTGGCATCAGTGGTTAAGTTGGTACTTCTGGCGATAACGGCGAAAGGTGGCCCGCAAGACACTTTCACCATGTACTTGACGCCTATGCCGGACATCCTCAAAAATAGCCATATCCCCCTGATAGGATACGGCTATTTTGCTATCGTGACACAATAGTTAAATTATTGCGCTATAGCATTCTATTCATATACATATCTGGTATTAGTATAGCGTCCGGATGCAGCTGTTCCTTGAGTTTGGTAGGTGTATTTAACAGTTAAACCAGTCCCACGATCATAGGCCTTACGGAAGGGCTCAGACCAATGGCCCCATGCGCCACCAAAGTAAAATGCTAGTGCACTTAGCTTAGGATTGAAACCAGCAACAGAGGCAACCCCAGAATAACTTTCAAAACGTTTATAGATAGTCTTCACTTCTGACCTTGAAAACCGGAAAGACATATCGTATGAATACCATTCTGTTGTTGCTGCATGTACAACCTTTGCACCATCATTCGAAGCTAACACGGCACCTTCGGTATTGTGGACTTTGTTTTGCGAGTAATCCCTCTACTAATGCCAATGAGTGCAAGTGTGGCAATTAGGATAACAGCAAAAATGGCTAATGTTAACTTATTCCCCTTGCGAAGAAAGTTGATAACTAGATCATGCCGTGTAATTGCAAGAACCAAAACCAGCCAACTGATCCAGAAAAGTGTCGGATTTACAAATTTAAAAGTTGTCCAGAGGAGATACCATAAACCACCAGCAACAACGGCAAGTAGGCCAGTAACAACTCGTTGTCGGTTAAAATGCAGTGACAGCTTCATCATAAACGCCCCTTTATATAACAAATAATAACGCCCATTAAGCAACAAATCAACTTTAGTATATGGATTAAACTTGATAAGTCTTCAATCGCCAATCGATCGAAAGCATGGAGATTCTCCATTCTGATATCAGCACTATGTACCGATATATATTCTGAAAGCCTTATGGTCAGCAGCTTCTCCGTGTGAACAACTGGCTATGTTAATTGATTTTACATGTAATTGGTATATTACTTTGTTAAGGGGGATATATTCTATAAATAACGATATTTCATCACCATTGCGGCATTAATATTGGGGACTTTCACCCTAACGATGAAGAGTTTCCACTTAACTCGAAGTTTAGAATCGACACAAAAGACCTGCACAGATAGAGGGACTCTTTTAAATGCCGTCTGCGAACTATCACATTGACTTAAATCTGTCCTTGTAAAAGCCACTGCTCTGTCACGTTTTAGCTTAGGGAATGTTTGAGACTCGGTCAGTAATACCTTCCGCTTTTCGAGAATCTAATTTGTCCTTCTCATTTGCAGATAATGCGTCACGGCAAGAACCAACGTCGGTAGAAGAAAATAGTTATCGATTAACCTTCGCATCGGCGCGGATAGCAAAGCAAATACCAAATCAAATAGAACGCAACAACGCCGTCGTCAAAGCCTGTGCTCGCTGCTGACCACGTCGCTTATCGGCCGGACGAATCACGGTCAGCTGATCCGCCTCTGGATCCGCCGCGATGACCCCAAAGGGTGCGGGTACATCGGTCGCTGCTTGGGCCCGCATCGCAGGTGTATCGGCAATGACCACCCACAAATAATCAACGAAGTCAAGGCGGAGAATGCCGGCAATTTAGGGAGATTAAAGTGCCATAAAGCGCGGGCGTTGCGTTAATTGGGGAAAAGTGTAGAAAGCGCAGCAACTGATTTTTAATGCCAACGTTAAGGTTATAGAAGGGTTCCATCTATTCATTTGATTGGCGCAAGTTGCCGATGCTGGTATACTACGCCTAGAACGATGCACGTTATTTGATTAAAGAAGGAGAACGAACATGAACTATCCACAATTAGAACTGGCCGATTTCAAAGGCCCAAAAGCGATCTTTAAAACCAGTGAAGGGCAATTTGAAATTGCATTATTTCCGGAGCAAGCCCCTAAAACCGTTGAGAACTTCATCGGCTTGGCCAAAAAGAACTATTATGATGGCATCATTTTTCACCGGGTTATTGAAGACTTCATGATTCAAGGCGGTGATCCGACTGGCACTGGCATGGGTGGTGAAAGCCTCTGGGGAAAGCCGTTTGCGGATGAATTTTCGAATCAGCTTTTCAATCTGAAAGGTGCGTTGTCAATGGCCAACGCTAGGCCCAATACGAACGGCAGTCAATTTTTCATCGTGACAAATACGCATTTGGATCCAAGCATGAAGGCTCAGCTAAGCGAAGCGGGGTTCCCGGAACCGATCATTGACGCTTACCAACAAGGCGGGACACCATGGCTTGATCATCGCCATACAGTTTTCGGGCAGGTATTGTCTGGAATGTCAGTGGTTGAGAAGATCAGTAAAGTCAAAACGGGTGCCAATGATAAGCCAGTTGAGCCTGTGACGATTGATGAATTGACAATTCAAGACTGATATTGGTTGCAAGTGATTTTTAGGGTATACTCAAAGAGAAATCCAATGAAATGAAGTGTCAGAATGGAATATCGCATAGGAGATATCTTGACTGGCAAAGTCACCGGCGTCCAACCATACGGGGCGTTTGTGATGCTGGATGAGCACACGCAAGGATTAGTGCACATCTCAGAATGCCAGCATGGTTACGTCAAGGACACCAGCGATATTTTTACCGTCGGCCAGCGAGTTGAAGTTGTGATTTTGGACATCGACGAATATACCCATAAAATCAGTTTATCCTTACGTGCTTTACAGGCGCCGCCTAGATTAAGCAAGAAACGCCGCTGCAAGCACTATTGGACCAGTCGTAAATTTCACACCGGCTTTGCGCCGATTGCCGCTCACTTAGATGGGTGGGTCGCTGAAGCACTTGAACATTTAAACGAAGAAACCACTCAAAAATGAGTGGCTTTTTTCTTCCGTTGATGCGATAGGCAGTTGTGAAAGCGTGAGGGCATGGCAAGTAAGAACGGGAGGGTACGGGCCTTGGATGGCTGGTTTGCGGAAACTAGTAGACTTTCATTGAGAAGTAACGATGCAATAACGATCGGTGGCTGATTTGTAAAACTGATACAAGCGCGGGCACTGCACGTTATTGGGATGACTGGGTATCAACGATTAGAATCGGTTAGCTAAGCGAAGTGATTTTCAAGATTTGAAGTTTAGCTGAAATGGCGTTTATTATTTTAGATGATTGGCAAATACATGTGAGCGAAGTGCGTCCAGTGACCGTTTTGCTCAGTAGTTAGGGCAAACTGCAGCATACACGGCTATAAGTGCTATGAGTTTAGTGAACTTTAAATGTGTTTTGCTGAATATTGTTCGCGATCAATGCGAATATTTATACAATTTGGATTAAAATGTTCGCTATTTATCGGAACTGACAATTCTTTGAATTTCTGCAATTTTTTTGTTGACTAGATTGTTGAAGTGCTGGTATGATACTTGTTGTTGTCAAAACAAAGACGTCGATTCATGACGGATGAAATAAACCACTCGTATGATGAAGCCACAATTGAAACAGATTGAATAAATATTCACTCTAAAAAGTTGTTGACATGATACGTTGGTCATGATAATCTATCAAAGTTGTCTTTTGGCAAGATCGTCCTTTGAAAACTGAACAAAGTTTCGTTTAAATGTGCAGGGTCCTTGATACTTCGGTATCGAGGCAAAAAGTAACATTTGCGAAGTCAATTCGCTAGAACAACAAATCGAGCTATTCGAACAGCTCATATTTATATGAGAGTTTGATCCTGGCTCAGGATGAACGCTGGCGGCGTGCCTAATACATGCAAGTCGAACGAGTTTTGGTCGATGAACGGTGCTTGCACTGAGATTCGACTTAAAACGAGTGGCGGACGGGTGAGTAACACGTGGGTAACCTGCCCTTAAGTGGGGGATAACATTTGGAAACAGATGCTAATACCGCATAAATCCAAGAACCGCATGGTTCTTGGCTGAAAGATGGCGCAAGCTATCGCTTTTGGATGGACCCGCGGCGTATTAGCTAGTTGGTGAGGTAACGGCTCACCAAGGCGATGATACGTAGCCGAACTGAGAGGTTGATCGGCCACATTGGGACTGAGACACGGCCCAAACTCCTACGGGAGGCAGCAGTAGGGAATCTTCCACAATGGACGCAAGTCTGATGGAGCAACGCCGCGTGAGTGAAGAAGGCTTTCGGGTCGTAAAACTCTGTTGTTGGAGAAGAATGGTCGGCAGAGTAACTGTTGTCGGCGTGACGGTATCCAACCAGAAAGCCACGGCTAACTACGTGCCAGCAGCCGCGGTAATACGTAGGTGGCAAGCGTTATCCGGATTTATTGGGCGTAAAGCGAGCGCAGGCGGTTTTTTAAGTCTGATGTGAAAGCCCTCGGCTTAACCGAGGAAGCGCATCGGAAACTGGGAAACTTGAGTGCAGAAGAGGACAGTGGAACTCCATGTGTAGCGGTGAAATGCGTAGATATATGGAAGAACACCAGTGGCGAAGGCGGCTGTCTGGTCTGTAACTGACGCTGAGGCTCGAAAGCATGGGTAGCGAACAGGATTAGATACCCTGGTAGTCCATGCCGTAAACGATGAATGCTAGGTGTTGGAGGGTTTCCGCCCTTCAGTGCCGCAGCTAACGCATTAAGCATTCCGCCTGGGGAGTACGACCGCAAGGTTGAAACTCAAAGGAATTGACGGGGGCCCGCACAAGCGGTGGAGCATGTGGTTTAATTCGAAGCAACGCGAAGAACCTTACCAGGTCTTGACATCTTTTGATCACCTGAGAGATCAGGTTTCCCCTTCGGGGGCAAAATGACAGGTGGTGCATGGTTGTCGTCAGCTCGTGTCGTGAGATGTTGGGTTAAGTCCCGCAACGAGCGCAACCCTTATGACTAGTTGCCAGCATTGAGTTGGGCACTCTAGTAAGACTGCCGGTGACAAACCGGAGGAAGGTGGGGATGACGTCAAATCATCATGCCCCTTATGACCTGGGCTACACACGTGCTACAATGGATGGTACAACGAGTTGCGAGACCGCGAGGTCAAGCTAATCTCTTAAAGCCATTCTCAGTTCGGACTGTAGGCTGCAACTCGCCTACACGAAGTCGGAATCGCTAGTAATCGCGGATCAGCACGCCGCGGTGAATACGTTCCCGGGCCTTGTACACACCGCCCGTCACACCATGAGAGTTTGTAACACCCGAAGCCGGTGGCGTAACCCTTTTAGGGAGCGAGCCGTCTAAGGTGGGACAAATGATTAGGGTGAAGTCGTAACAAGGTAGCCGTAGGAGAACCTGCGGCTGGATCACCTCCTTTCTAAGGAAACAGACTTTAAGTCTGACGGAAACCTGCACACACGAAACTTTGTTTAGTTTTGAGGGGACGACCCTCAAGCACCCTAGCGGGTGCGACTTTGTTCTTTGAAAACTGGATATCATTGTTGTAAATGTTTTAAATTGCCGAGAACACAGCGTATTTGTATGAGTTTCTAATTTAGAAATTCGCATCGCATAACCGCTGACGCAAGTCAGTACAGGTTAAGTTACAAAGGGCGCACGGTGGATGCCTTGGCACTAGGAGCCGATGAAGGACGGAACTAATACCGATATGCTTCGGGGAGCTATAAGTAAGCTTTGATCCGGAGATTTCCGAATGGGGGAACCCAGTACACATCAGTGTATTGCCTGCAAGTGAATTCATAGCTTGTCGGCGGCAGACGCGGGGAACTGAAACATCTCAGTACCCGCAGGAAGAGAAAGAAAACTCGATTCCCATAGTAGCGGCGAGCGAAGTGGGAAGAGCCCAAACCGAGAAGCTTGCTTCTCGGGGTTGTAGGACTGGACATTGGAGTTACCAAAGTTCGACGTAGTCGAAGTCAGCTGGAAAGCTGCGCCATAGAAGGTGAAAGCCCTGTAAACGAAACGGCGGACCCTCCGTCCAGGATCCTGAGTACGGCGGAACACGTGAAATTCCGTCGGAATCCGGGAGGACCATCTCCCAAGGCTAAATACTCCCTAGTGACCGATAGTGAACCAGTACCGTGAGGGAAAGGTGAAAAGCACCCCGGAAGGGGAGTGAAACAGTTCCTGAAACCGTGTGCCTACAATTAGTCAAAGCCCGTTAAGGGGTAATGGCGTGCCTTTTGTAGAATGAACCGGCGA
Above is a window of Lacticaseibacillus casei DSM 20011 = JCM 1134 = ATCC 393 DNA encoding:
- a CDS encoding CvfD/Ygs/GSP13 family RNA-binding post-transcriptional regulator yields the protein MEYRIGDILTGKVTGVQPYGAFVMLDEHTQGLVHISECQHGYVKDTSDIFTVGQRVEVVILDIDEYTHKISLSLRALQAPPRLSKKRRCKHYWTSRKFHTGFAPIAAHLDGWVAEALEHLNEETTQK
- a CDS encoding IS30 family transposase, coding for MQKQDSTHRQKGQHLTSLERGKVAGFRQAGKSNRWIAAEIGVCPQTINNEIKRGTVDQVKKSNGKRVYHRQYLPEAAQARYETARLSCHRPDKFASVQVFLAWYVQRAKQDKWSPDASIGYAKRHKLFTPEELVCASTLYQYIDDQRLEIRNIDLLEKTKRKTSHQHHTKAKRLAGRSIEERPKVVERRRQFGHWEMDAIVGKRNGKESVILTLIERKTRCQLLRLIEGRDADSVSYALRGIKREWGACIKTITADNGPEFTALNTAFAGTETEIFYAHPYTSCDRGTNEAHNRMIRQDFPKGMSLDDISPSQVQATQDRLNQLPRKQQGYCTPQQNFEAEARRVRRMAQ
- a CDS encoding peptidylprolyl isomerase, translated to MNYPQLELADFKGPKAIFKTSEGQFEIALFPEQAPKTVENFIGLAKKNYYDGIIFHRVIEDFMIQGGDPTGTGMGGESLWGKPFADEFSNQLFNLKGALSMANARPNTNGSQFFIVTNTHLDPSMKAQLSEAGFPEPIIDAYQQGGTPWLDHRHTVFGQVLSGMSVVEKISKVKTGANDKPVEPVTIDELTIQD